In the Deltaproteobacteria bacterium genome, CACGATTGGAGTGCGCTGGCCGCGCTCGGTATGGCCTGGCTGATACGGCGGCGCGGCACGCGCGGCCAGCGAGGCGCGTTGTGAAGACAGCGGTGAGACTGGCGGTCCGGTTCACCGCTGCGCTCACGTTGCTGCTGGCGGGAAGCGCGCACGGACAGCAACTGAGTAACTACGGGCGGTGCGAGATTGCGGCTTCTGGCCAGTTGACCGGAATCGTCAGCGACGACTTCAACCGCGATGGCAGCGAGGATATCGCGGCGATCGACAATAGCGGCAGTCGGGTCTTGGTGTTTCTCGGCAACCGTAACATCTTCGCTGTCGGCAACTGCAACGCCGCGGTGCAATCGTCCGCCGTCGCGCTTGCGTCCGGCGCGGCCCCGGTCGGCATCGCCGTCGGAGACTTCGACGGCAACGCTATCCTTGATCTCGCGGTGGCCGAGTCGGCTGGCGTGGTCGTGCTCACCAACGACGGAATGGGGAACTTTACCGCCGGCAGCCCGATCGCCGCCGGCGCAGTGCCGAAGGGATTGGCAGTGGCGGACATCGATGGCGATGGCACGCAGGACATCGCCGTCGCCGACGGCTTCGGCGGCAGCGTGCAACTGCTGTTCGGACGCGCCAGTGGCGGCTTCGACTCGCTGGTCACCGTCAACGCGGACGGGCCGATCGATACGGTAGCGATCGACGACATGAATCGAGATGGCCGAATGGATCTGGTCGCGCTCGACAGTACCGGAAACCGCGTGGTGATCCTGCTTCAGAGCGAAGTGCCGCGTCAGTTCAGCATCGACCAGCAAGTCGCGGTGCCGCAAGCGCCGAAGGGAATTGGTGTCGGCAACTTCAATCAAGACGGCTTCCCAGATTTTGCCGTGGCCAGTGCGGGGGGCAGTCCGTCGCTGGCGGTGTTCCTTCGCCAGATCGATGGCAGGTACAACAAAGTGGAGGACGAGCACGCACCGACACGGTCGTTGGCGGCGATCGCCGTCGGCGACCTAAACCGCGACGGCCGGCTTGATGTCGCGGCGTCTGGCGGTGCGGTGGCCAGTCTGTTTGCTGGACTGGGTACGGGGAAGCTCGCCGCGCCCGCTGATTACGCGGTCGGTGCCGGTAGCAGCGCGCTGGCTCTCGCCGATGTGGATGGCGATGGCCGGCTCGACATTTTGTCGGCGAACACCGCGGGCACCATCACTGTGCTGCTGAGCAGCAACCCGCCCGCGACGCCGACCAACACGGCGACGCCCACGAACCCACTGCCATCGCCGACCGCAACCCCGAATCGCGATTGCTGCGTGCGGCACGACGAGTCACCGGGGTGTGAGAACGCCACGTGCGAGCAATGCGTCGCCGGCATCGACCCCGATGGCTTTTGCCGCAACAACGGCTGGGATCTTGGCTGCGTGCAGATCGCGATGAGCGCCGCTTGTGCGGCGTCCTGCAACTGTCCCGGGCCAACAGAGACGGCGACGATAACGCCGACCCCGACGATCACTGTGACCGCAACGCCATCGCTGACCGACACGCCGACAGTGACGCCGACGGCCACGTTTACCGGCACGCCGGCGACCCCGACGTTCACCTCACGGCCGACGTTTACGGTGACCGGGACATTGCCGCCGACTATGACGCCGACGAACACGCCGACCCCGAGTTTCACGGGAACAGCGACTGACACGCCTAGGCGTACGAACACGCCGACGCTGACCTTCACGCCTACGGAGACGCCGGCGGGCGGCTTTGCCTTGAGCGGCTCGGGCTGTACCGTCTCCGGCGGCGCGCTTTCACCTGCCGATGCGCTGTGGTGCTTCGCGTTGCCGCTGTTCCTGGCGCTGCGGCGGCGACGGTAGTGCGATTGCAAACGTTCCGGCTGCTGGCTAGGACACGCGCATGGTTGGGATCGCCGGCACCGGCATCGTTGGGATCACCGGATGGAGTACCTATGTGCCGAGGCTGCGGCTCGACCGTCGCCTGATCAACCAAGCTTGGGGTACCGCGCAGTTGGCGGGCACTCGGGCGGTGGCGAACTACGACGAAGATGCGCTGACGATGGCGACCGAGGCGGTGCGCGCGCTGCTCGGCGAAAATGGCGGCTCGGTGCGCGGGCTGTACTTCGCGAGTGCCAGTGCACCGTACTGGGAGAAGCAGATCGCAGCGGTGATCGCCACGGCCTGCGATTTACCGCGTCGACTGTTTACGGCCGACTACAGCGGCTCGGCGCGTGCGGGCACCGCGGCGTTGATCGCGGCGCTGCGTGCGGCGCAGGCCGGCGCGGCTGATGATGCGGTGGTGGCTGCGGCCGATGTGCGTGTCGGCAGCCCGGAATCGGAGCTGGAAGGGCTGCTGGGTGACGCGGCGGCGGCAGTCCGTGTAGGCACAGAGCAGGTTGCCGCCGAATTCATCGATGCCGAGTCGATCGCGGAGGAGTTCACCTATCTGTGGCGCATCGACAGCGATCGTTACGTGCAAGCGCAGCCTGGGCGGTTCTCCAGTCAGTTCGGTTACGCGCGTGATCTCAGCGAAGCGATCGGTGCGCTCCTCGAACGGAATCGACTCAGCCCGAAGGACATCAGCAAGCTCGCGCTGTACTCGCCGGACGCTCGCGCCGCCAGCGATCTCGCCAAGTCGATGGGTTTCGATCCCAAGACGCAGCTAACGCCGTCGCTGGTACCGACGATTGGATGCGCCGGAAGCGCGGAGGCATTTCTACAACTTGCAGCGGTGCTCGAAGGCGCGAAGCCGGGCGATTGGGTGATCGTCGGCAGCTTTGGTGAAGGTGCCGACGCGCTGTTGTTCCGGGTGACCGATGCGATCGCGCAGGCCCAGCCGGCGAGTCGCTTGCGCGAATGGATCGATGCCGGTGTCCCGCTGGCATCGTACGAGCGGTATCTCAAGTTCCGCCGCATTGTCGAGGGAGACGAGCCGACGGAAGCCATCGCCAACGTGCTCGAGTTCAAAGAGTTGAAGCAGGACGTGCGGCTCTACGGCAGCCGCTGTCGCTCGTGCGGCATGGTGCAGTTTCC is a window encoding:
- a CDS encoding VCBS repeat-containing protein, which encodes MRLAVRFTAALTLLLAGSAHGQQLSNYGRCEIAASGQLTGIVSDDFNRDGSEDIAAIDNSGSRVLVFLGNRNIFAVGNCNAAVQSSAVALASGAAPVGIAVGDFDGNAILDLAVAESAGVVVLTNDGMGNFTAGSPIAAGAVPKGLAVADIDGDGTQDIAVADGFGGSVQLLFGRASGGFDSLVTVNADGPIDTVAIDDMNRDGRMDLVALDSTGNRVVILLQSEVPRQFSIDQQVAVPQAPKGIGVGNFNQDGFPDFAVASAGGSPSLAVFLRQIDGRYNKVEDEHAPTRSLAAIAVGDLNRDGRLDVAASGGAVASLFAGLGTGKLAAPADYAVGAGSSALALADVDGDGRLDILSANTAGTITVLLSSNPPATPTNTATPTNPLPSPTATPNRDCCVRHDESPGCENATCEQCVAGIDPDGFCRNNGWDLGCVQIAMSAACAASCNCPGPTETATITPTPTITVTATPSLTDTPTVTPTATFTGTPATPTFTSRPTFTVTGTLPPTMTPTNTPTPSFTGTATDTPRRTNTPTLTFTPTETPAGGFALSGSGCTVSGGALSPADALWCFALPLFLALRRRR
- a CDS encoding OB-fold domain-containing protein, whose protein sequence is MVGIAGTGIVGITGWSTYVPRLRLDRRLINQAWGTAQLAGTRAVANYDEDALTMATEAVRALLGENGGSVRGLYFASASAPYWEKQIAAVIATACDLPRRLFTADYSGSARAGTAALIAALRAAQAGAADDAVVAAADVRVGSPESELEGLLGDAAAAVRVGTEQVAAEFIDAESIAEEFTYLWRIDSDRYVQAQPGRFSSQFGYARDLSEAIGALLERNRLSPKDISKLALYSPDARAASDLAKSMGFDPKTQLTPSLVPTIGCAGSAEAFLQLAAVLEGAKPGDWVIVGSFGEGADALLFRVTDAIAQAQPASRLREWIDAGVPLASYERYLKFRRIVEGDEPTEAIANVLEFKELKQDVRLYGSRCRSCGMVQFPIARVCLKCRGRELEDHRLARRGGVFTFTVDHLIANIEHPLIMSVIDLDGGGRIYLQTTDVAADAVQVGTRVTLTFRRLHEGGGNHNYFWKARPVRVRGDA